The DNA region GCGGCGCTGCTGCCGTTGCTGGACGCCGCCGAGGCCGCCGACGGGCCGTTGTTGCTGGTGGAACCGAGCGCCGGCGGCGGCCGATCGTTGGCGTCGCGGGTGGAGCACCTGCAGCCGTACCTGGCCGCGGTGGACTGGCATCCCCGGATGGGGGTCTGCTTCGACACCTGCCATGCCTGGGCCGCCGGGCACGACGTGGCCGCCCCGGGTGGCATGACGGCGACGCTGGACGCGCTCGTCGCGGCGGTCGGCGCGGACCGGCTGCGGCTGGTGCACGCCAACGACTCCCGCGACGGCTGCGGATCCACCCGGGACCGGCACGAGACGATCGGCAAGGGCACGATCGGTGCGGCGGCGTTCGCCGAACTGATGCGGCATCCGGCCACGGCCGGGGTGCCGGTGGTGGCGGAGACCCCGAGCGACAAGCACCTCGGGCACGCCGCCGACATCGCGACGCTGCGACGGCTGGCGGACGACCCGGCCGCTCTGGTGACCGTCCGCCACCCGTCGTCGGCGCGCTGACCGCAGGTCAGGCACCGAACGCCCGCCGGTTCAGGTACGGAGCCTGCGGTAGGCCCGCCCGGCGAGCGGGACGAAGATCGCGGTGATCAGCAGTGGCCAGCCGATCGCGAGCCACACCGCGCCGTCGGCGAGTGGGCCGTCGGTGACGCCAGTCGGATTGCCGAACAGTTGGCGGGCGGCGGTGGCGGTGGCCGACAGCGGATTCCAGGCGGCGATCGCGCCGAGCCAGCCGGGCATCGTCTCGGCGGACACGATCGCAGTGGAGAGGAAGCCGACCGGCCAGACCAGCACCTGAACGGCCATCGTCGCGCCCTCGCCGCGCAGCAGCAGGCCGAGATAGATGCCCAGCCACAGCAGGGCGAACCGCAGCCACAGCAGCAGCCCGACGGCCAGGACGATCGACGCCGGACCGGCGTCGATCCGCCAGCCGACGACCAGCCCGCCGGTGATCAGCACGAGCAGTTCGACCGCCGAGGTGGACATGTCGGCACCGACCCGGCCGAGCGAGACCGCCGCGCCGCCGATCGGCATCGAGCGGAACCGGTCGGTGATCCCCTTGCGGGCGTCCTGCGCCATCGCGGTGCTGGTCGCCTCGACGCCGAACATCATGGTCAGGGCGAGCATCCCGGGGAGCAGGAAGGCCAGGTAGTCGCCGCCACCGGGGACGGTGATGGCACCGCCGAACAGGAATCCGAAGATCAGCAGCAGCATGATCGTGAAGAGCAGGTTGAAGATCGGGGTCCACGGTTGGCGTACCCAGTGGGCCAGGTCCCGTTGGGTGATGATCCATCCGGCGCGCAGGGTGGTCACCGTCC from Solwaraspora sp. WMMD791 includes:
- a CDS encoding deoxyribonuclease IV — encoded protein: MRPGHSADGHRPVGSHTPTSGGLARAALPYADAAGSEVVQVYVGNSRGWAMPDGDPAQDVAFRDGCAERGLRAYIHASLLVNLGSPTAATVERSTATLAHALRRGRAIGAEAVVFHAGSAVDDGYADTAMRQVRAALLPLLDAAEAADGPLLLVEPSAGGGRSLASRVEHLQPYLAAVDWHPRMGVCFDTCHAWAAGHDVAAPGGMTATLDALVAAVGADRLRLVHANDSRDGCGSTRDRHETIGKGTIGAAAFAELMRHPATAGVPVVAETPSDKHLGHAADIATLRRLADDPAALVTVRHPSSAR
- a CDS encoding ABC transporter permease; its protein translation is MTTLRAGWIITQRDLAHWVRQPWTPIFNLLFTIMLLLIFGFLFGGAITVPGGGDYLAFLLPGMLALTMMFGVEATSTAMAQDARKGITDRFRSMPIGGAAVSLGRVGADMSTSAVELLVLITGGLVVGWRIDAGPASIVLAVGLLLWLRFALLWLGIYLGLLLRGEGATMAVQVLVWPVGFLSTAIVSAETMPGWLGAIAAWNPLSATATAARQLFGNPTGVTDGPLADGAVWLAIGWPLLITAIFVPLAGRAYRRLRT